The stretch of DNA ATCACTACCGGTAATAATATAAACAAAACCACGAGTGGTGATTACATGAAAACCTGAGTAGTCGTACCATGGGGAATTTGCTGGCTTAGAAGTAGAGTCGATTGGTGAAGACAAAAACGGATTTAACCTTGAGTTAAAAGCCGCAACAACGCCCGCAATAACAGAAGAAATTAAAACCTCGTCCACAGACTTAGTGCATTCGCCGGCAGTATGAGTTGCATTAAAATCTGTAGAGCCATTTGTACAAGCTCCTCCAATTCCCCCAGAAGAAACACTTGTCCCACTGTAGGTTCCGATGTTCATTCTCTGCAATTTTAAGTCCCAAGAATCTGTAGAGCCTGCCTTTACTCCGTTATTTTTTAAACTAACGTAAACCCAGTCTGAATTGGATGTTGCGTTTACTGTAGTAGTGTAAACTCCATTGTTTAATGTAGTTTTAACTTCACCTGCTGTCGCCGCACTTTCAACTGAACGTAAAATTAAAAAGTCCACGATCGGGTTTTCAGATGATTTCTTTTGAGTACAGTTGGAAATCGCCAAAGCCAAAGTTAGTATAAGAAAGATACTCTTCTTAAAAATTTGTAAATTTTTTTCCATAAAATTAAAAATTCTCCTTTTTGAATTACCACTAAAAAAATTGAGTAAATTTTTGTCAATTGAAATTGAGACTTAGACTCAATTATGAGAATTATTCTAATTTTTCCTTTTTCGTATAAAGTATTGTAGAGGTATAAAATCTGTATTCGTATCAGCTCTTATCAGATTGGAGTTCCCACATTTTAGCGTAAAAAGTTCTCTATTAGTATAAAATGTGTAAACTTAATACTAAACCAAACTAAAATAAAAAGCTACCTTAAAAGAGAATCTAAACGAAAAGGATTTCGAAGCTCACCGATTTCAGACTTTAGTCCTTTTATCCTCTGAATTGGAGTTCCCGCTTTTTTTCATAAAAAGTGAAAATTTTTACAAAAATACCTAATTTGTGGTATTTACAGAAAAAATCAAAAATGGTAGAATATACATAAAGAAAGATAAATGGGAAAGAAAATGAAAAAAATCCTAATAAGCATTGCAGCAATTTTGATCGTTGTGATAGAGGTTCGGGCAGACATAGTTACCTTTCGCAGTGGCAAAGTCGTGGAAAACGTAAAGACTACAATTTTGAAAGATAGCGTAGTGATTCAATATGAAGAAGGTCGAAAAGAAACGCGGCCGAAAGGAGAAATTAAGAGTCTGAAAGTTCGTTCTGTGGTTTGGAGACTCGCTGAAGAAAAAAAACGTAAGCAAAACGCAGAGGCAGAAGCAAGGTTTGCAGAAGAAAAAAGAAAAGCAGAGGAAGAGGAGAAAGCAAGGGTAGCAGAGGCATCCGAAAAAGGAACTGATTTTGAGTTGCGTGCAGAAGAGGATAAAATTAGTCCTACAAAAAACGCTGCACTCGGAATGATTCCGATATACAGTGGTGCCTATCGTACGGGAAAAATGAAAACTGGAATTGCGATGAGTATTCTTGAAGGATTAGCGTTATTGAACACTCTGGATTTTGTGACTGCCAAGAAAAAACATACAATGACTGTTGGAGAAGTCGGAATGTTAATGATGTCTTTACCCTATTTGCCTGGGGGACAATACGCTTCATCACAATCATCATCTATGGGCAGTGCAGGTTTGATCATGTTTGCCGGTAGTATAAATTCTCAAAGCTATACCGGAGGAATAACCGGAAGAAAAATTGTTAATCAAATAGGAACAAACTCTGTAAATGAAAGAAAAATAAATAGTGTAAGAACCAGCACCTATGCGATTTTAGTTACAACACTATTGATTGACTCAATTGTATCTGGTTTTTCTGCATCGGAATGGAATGAAGGAACTTGGACTGGTGATGTTGGTGCAAGACCATCTACTCCCGGGTCCCGTGGTATTCGATCTGCCTTTTTTCCTGGTTGGGGGCAACTTTATGGAGGAAACACAACAAAGGGTTCTATTTTTTTAACAACTGGTATTACACTTATTGCGACAGCAATGGGGTTAGACAATGTAGTCAAGGGGGAACAATCAAAATATAGAGGAAACCAGAATAATATAATGTATTACTACTACAATGAAACAATGACTACTTCTTCTACTAAATTACCCAATGCGGCGATTTATTATCTTGCGAATTCAAACTCTGTAAACTCTCGAAAGGCAGTTGGAGATGCCGTGAAAAATAGAAATAATGCGTTAGGCGTTTTGATTGGATTTTGGATATACAATATTTTTGATGCGGTATATTTTAGTGGCAAGTCATCACAGGCAGGCTCATTTCAAATTCGTCCTGAAATTTCCGTTGCAAAAACTCAAAGCCATTCTAATTCGCCCGCAGTATTAGAGAATAAAGTTGGACTCACCCTCGAATATGTATTTTAGGAGAAATAAAATGAAAAAAATCATAAAAAATTTTTATATTACAAAATCTATGGTTGGAATTCTGGTAGGATTCTTTCTTTCTTGTTCAGATTTACATTTTAAATACGATAATGCTTCAGACATAAAAACTCCAACTGGTTTATTAATGTATTTATACGCTCCTACATTTTTTGCAAATTGGGGTGGTGGTGGCTCCCAACCTCGTTTAATTTTTTCCTATGCGGACCGAATTATCATCGCATCTGAATCGTATTCTTCCACGGCACCAAGCGTATGGGTAAGTACCGACGGAATTACATTTACTAAATCCAGCGTAAAATTAGGAGACTGCACTGGGTCATACTCTTCATCTTCTTCAGGAAATATTGGTTGTATTGTATCTGCGGTTGGCTATGAAAACGGGACTTATGCGGTCTTTGGATACAAAACACAAAACTCTACAGGTTCAAGTTCCACTTTGGCAAATTATTTCGGGAAGGGCACAGACCTAAGCACAATTACCGTAAACTCTACAAGTCCCGGTGCTACGATCGGAAGTAATCAACCATTTATCTATTCCTCTGGAAAGTTTCACGCCTACCAAAGCGGAACTACCAATGCAATTTATACTACAAGCGATGGAAGTTCTTGGACCCCATATACTGCCTCTTTTTCCTGTAGCACAATGTATCTTGCAGATAGCGGCACTCCGGCGTGTGGTTTGAGTAAATACTACAATGGAACAACTTGGATAAATGCCGGAGCAATTTCAGGAGGAGGAGGAGTTGTGAATACAAGCTCTAATTCAAGCTATCTGGATAATGCTTTTTATGCATGGCAAAACAATTCAGGAACTCTCACGCTTTACAAATCTACATCTGGTTCCATTACATCCGGTGTGACTTTTCCCGGGGCTGCGGATAGCAGCATTTCTCTTTCTTCTTCCAATATGAGGCCAGAGAAAATTGTAAAAACTTCCGGTGGGGTTTATTTGATGTATGCATCCAATTGGAGTAATAATGTAAACACGCTTACATGGTTGAAGTCCACTAATGGGACTTCCTGGAGTATCATAACGCCAACTTTTCCGAACGAACTCGGAACGGTAGATGGCATCTATGGGCTTGGAGCTCTTGGAAATACGTTTTTTGCTTCCGTGTCTTTCAAAGTGAGTGCTTCTTCATCCAATACAAATAGTTATCTTATGAAATCCACGGACGGTCAGACCTGGACCAAGGTGAGTTTGTGAGGAAAACAAGCTTGACTTTTGCAAGTAACCTGACCATATATAGTCATTATGAAGAAAAATGAAATGAACGTTTCCCTATTAAAAGCCCATGCAAGCAGAGCCTTGAAAGAAATTCGCGAAAATAAAATGAGTTTTCTGATCTACGACCGAGATATTCCCGTAGCCCGAATGGTTCCTTATATGGACCGGGATTTAGTGATCCGTAAACCCAAAAAAAAATTCAAGCTTCCAAAAAATCCGGTGTTGGTAGATGTAGATCCTTTGGATTTTCTTTTGGAGGACAGGAAAAGTAGATGAATTGCTACCTTGACTCATCCGTGGCACTGGACTGGATTTTGCATTTGAAAAGCGTTGAACCGATTGGTTTGAAAAAAATCGAGACAATTGTTTCAAGCGAGCTATTGGAAATAGAATGCAGTCGCGTTTTGGACCGATACAGGCTTCAGGCACTTTTGGATGACGTGAAAGTTTCCGAGTCCAAGAAAAAATTAAAGTCGCTTTTGGAAAGCATCGGACTCATCGAGATTACGGAAAAAATCAAAAAACGTGCGAAAGATAGTTTTCCAACTATTATTGGAACGTTAGACGCGATTCATCTTTCTTCGGCGCTTTTGTGGGCGGAAGAACTTCGCAAACCTTTCGTTCTTCTTACGAGGGATAAACAGATGAAAGTTTGCTCAGAGGCATTGGGAATTGAAGTGTTGGGTTTGTAGAATTGTGAAAAAACTTTGCTGGATTTCTTAGAAGAGATGAAGATGGATAGAAAATTCGATTATCGGAGAAATTTGATCGCAGAAACAAGGATTCCTGTTTGTGCTATGAACATACCTGCGACCCATTTGATGATTTCGACTTTTGTATCTTGGATTTTCATTTCGTTATCTTTGATTTTCAGTTCAAGAAAGGTTGATAATTCTTTATTTTTTGCTTCCATGATCAATTCAAATTTTTTAAATCTATTATCCATGACAAGCTCCAATTCTTTGATGTCTCGCTTCAGAGATTCTTCGGATTCCTTTATGCGTGCATCTGTAGTAAGCTCCAATTCTTTGATGTCTCGTTTCAGGGTTTGTTCGGATTCCTTTATTCGAGCCTCCATAACAAGTTCCATTTCTTTAATGTCTCGCTTTAGAGATTGTTCTGCAATTTTTGTTTGGTTACTCATATTTAATTCAAGTTCTTTGATATCCCTTTTGGATGCCAATTGTGTTTCTGTGATATCTGAAAAAACAGATGCGATTTCTTTAGCCGCTTTATCATTGATTTCGGCATTTTTCAATCGTTCATATATTTTTAGAGAATCAATTAGAACATCAGTTACCATAGAGGCATTTTTGCATGAAGAGAAAAAGAGATCAAGGATTTTTTTATATGAGTTGTATTTAAACCTTACATAAAAAGAGCAATAACGAAAGAAAAGGAGAAAAAAATGGGAAAAAAATTTTTTAGAAAATGGTTAACAGGATTTGTTGTCCTATGTGTTTTTGTATTTTGCAAGGGAGAAACAAAAATAGATAGCTCGGATAAAAAAGTATCTGCAACGGGTGTAATTCTTTTTACGGTTGGTGAAGTTTTTTCCGGACAAAGAAAATTGGCTCCGGGAGATATAGTAAGTGAAACAGATATCGTAAAGACAGGAAAGAAATCGACTTGTGATTTGCAATTGAGAGAATCCGAAAGTGAAGCAATTATCCGGTTGAAAAGCGACAGTGAATTTTCTCTTCGTGGTAAAAAGGTCGGAGATAGTGAACTTAGGCAGGGAATTCTGAAAGCCGGAGTTGCTCTTGTGAATGTTCCTAAAAAGTTAAAATCAAACGACAGTTTGGAAATCGTAACTCCTACTTCACTTGCAGGAGTTCGTGGAACAAAGTTCGAGATAGGTGTATCGTCTGACGGCTCTTCAAATCTATTTGTCATTGAAGGCAAGGTTGCGACTCGTCCAAGAATTGCGGATGTAGAGGATTTGCCAAAGGAAATCGTACAGAAAAATGAAGTATTGGCAAACGCTATTCAATCAGTAGAATCTACTGAGCAAGTAGTAGAGAAAGGGCAAAGTGTTTCGGTAAAGAAATCGGATACGGAAAAAATCCTAAAAGAGACCGGAGTATCTGAAATTGTAGCCAAGATCAAACCGGATGTAAAGATAGGAATGAGTCCTGAAGAGATTCAAAAAGCAATTGAGAAAATTGAAAAGGCAGTGGAAGCATCCGAAAAAAAAGAAGATCTGAAAAAGAAAAAAGAAATCAAAACAATTCCAAAAATTGAAACTATTAAAAACAAAGACCTTGAGCAAAAAATCAAAGAAGTGGAAGAGTTGATTTCTATCGAAAAGAAAAAATTGGAAAGCGAGACTTCCACAAAAACTGCAATCAAAGAGAGAAACGCCAAAGACAAGGCAGTTTTAATGAAAAGAATCGAGCAGATCGTAGGGAAATCTTCTGAAAGATTAATTTTAAAAGACGGTAGAAAATTAGAAGGTGTAATCTTTCAGGAATCAGGAAACTACATTGTTCTTACCCCTGACGGAAAAGAAATTTTTACCGAGGAGCAAGTTGAGGGAATGGATTTATAACATAAGTTCTCGCTTGTTCATTTTCAGTCGATAGAAAGATTTAGTAAATTCATTTTTTTTGCTTTTATAATATCGCATTCAAAATAATTGTGATAGAAATGAAAATTATTGATGTATGGGTGTATTTTTTATATAGATGGGGTTTTACAAAAATTTCATCTATATAAATTTTATTTTGAAACGAAAGTACTTAAAAATAAGACAAAACTACCATGCGCATTGATAAAAAAACACGCTAAGGATTCTTTCAAGAGGTTCATGAATCGTTTATATTCTTTCGGGTTAATTACATGTCTAATTCTATTATTTACTCCCTTTAGGGACATTTTTGCTGTCTATACGATCCAAGATATTGAGGACTCTGTGCTTTTGGGGAAATACTTTGAAGTATATGAAGACAATACAAACTCGCTTACTTTAGAAAAAATTCTTACAGAGAAGATTCCTTGGCAAAAAAATACAGTCGATAGTCCAAATTTTGGGTATAAGAACTCGTCGTTATGGATAAAATTTCAGGTTCAAAAAAATCATTCTATCGAATCAAAACATTTGCTTGAAATTGAATACCCCTTATTAGACCATGTAGATTTTTATTTTCCATCTCAAACCGGTTATACAAAATTATCTACTGGGGATAACCACCCTCCAAGTGAGAGACCGACTCTTTCCAATTATTTTGCGTTTCCAATCGAGCCGGCGATAGGAGTAGAAACAGTTTACTATTTCCGTATTCAGTCAACGAGCCCTTTAATATTTCCTCTAAAGCTATGGAAAGAAAGAGCATTTCGAGCAAAAGAAATTCACGAGGGTGTGATAATATGGATCTATTACGGAATTTTTATAGCCATTTTTCTTTATAACGTTTTTATTTTTATTATGACCCGAGAGAATATTCACTTGATTTATTGCTCTGCGGTTGCCTCTTACGGATTATTTTCTCTTGCTTTAAATGGATACGGTGGTTTATACGTGTGGACGGGCATCCGTTACTTTGAACAAGAAGCACCACTTGTATTTTTGGCTATTACTTTAGTGACTCATAGTGTTTTTTTCTATAGTTATCTTTTCTCAAGAAGTACGAAAGGTCTTTATTATTACTCAATTGTAGTATTGAATATATTTGTATTTCTTTCTTTTTTCGCACGCATCGTAATTGGCTATAGACTTTCAATTCAAATGATGATAGTGATAGCAATTTTAATCATGGTGATTATTATAGTTTCCAGTATTCACCAAGCCACACTTAAAAAGAAGCTTGCTTATTTTTATTTAGGGGGCTTTGGATTTTTTATTTTAGGTAACTTGTTTACTGCCTTGCGTATTTTAGGGTATCTCCCATCCATTGCCATTATTTATTGGTCTCCGTTTATCGGCTCTGCAATTGAGATGCTTATCTTCTCTCTTGGAATTGGATACAGGTACAACCTAATTAAACTTGAAAAAGAGCGAGCTGAAATTAGCAGCTTAAAAGAAAAAGTTTTAATCTTAAACTCTATCTCCAGATTTGTCCCAAAACAGTTTATAAAAATTTTGGACAAGGAAGATGTTTCGTATTTGAATTTAGGTGATTCAAAACAGGTAAATATGTCTGTCCTGTTTGCGGACATTCGAGGGTTTACATCACTTTCAGAAAACATGAATGCGGAAGATACTTTTAAATTTATTAACTCCTACTTAAAAAGAATGGGGCCTGTAATTCAAAAATACAACGGATTTATAGATAAATTTATTGGTGATGCGATTATGGCGTTATTTGCGTCTCCAGTTGAAAATGCGATTGAGGCTGCAATTGAAATGCGTCATACCTTAGGTAACTATAATGAACGTAGAAAAAGTAAGGGTTTTATTCCGATAGAAATCGGGATTGGAATAAATACTGGCTTACTCATGATGGGTGCTGTTGGCTCTCAAGACAGGTTAGATAGCACAGTAATCGGTGATGCGGTAAATTTAGCTTCGAGGGTAGAATCTCTTACAAAATTTTATGGAGTCAGAGTTTTGATTACAGATATTTTACTTCAAAATATAGAAAATTTAGAAAATTTAGAAAGATACGATTTCCGAGAAATTGACTCTGTTATTGTAAAAGGTAAAACTAAGCCGATAGTTCTTTACGAAATATTTAATGCAGAGCCTGAAGAAATTCGACTTGCTAAAAAGAAAATTTTAATAGATTTTACTAAGGGTTTAGCCTTATATAAATCGGGTTCTTTTTTGGAAGCTAAAAAAGTGTTTGAAAATATTTTAAAAATCTGCCCTTGGGACAAACCAACCGAGCTGTATATAACGAGGTGTGAGAAATATATTTCAAGCCCTCCACCTTCTAACTGGACTGGAGTTATGAAGTTAAACTGAAACTTTTTATGTAAGAATAGACACAAGTATATTTAGCGAACTTGTGCCTATTTAAGAAATTTATTTTTTACAAGCAGTGCCCGGCTCTTTGTGGCATTCTTTATCGTCTGCGATACACGCATCTCCACAAGGTTTTCCCTTGTCACAGAATACTGTGCACTTTCCTGACTTATTGGATTTATCTGAAGTCTTGTGATTTTTATGATCCTTGTGCTCGTCATCTGAAGAATATTTTTCTTTCTTTGACTTTTTTTCTTTTTTTTCTTCAGAGGACTCATCTTTATCTTTTTTGGGTTTCTTTTTAGATTTAGTTTCTTTTTCGTCGTCTAAAGATTCTTTCTTCTTTTCTGATGAGATTTCTTTTTTAGATTTCTTTTCCTTTTTTTCTTTAGGTTCTTCGGAAGATTCGTCTTTATCTGATTTTTTCTTTTTTGTTTTTTTTGTTTCTTTTTTTTCTTCTTCTTTGTCTTTCTTAGTTTTTTTGGCTATCTGGATAACTTCCAGCTCTGGAAATTTCACGTCTCCAAAAATAGGCATAGACAGTAAAAATACAACTGCAACAGCTAAGCTAAATAACTTTTTCATACATTCTCCAATGAATAATTTTTTTAATTTTTACTAATGAAAATATTTTTTTTAAAAAAACTATTTTCTGTCAAATAAAAGAAAAGAGATGCAAAAATTATCTTTTGATTGATCCTTTCAGAGATAGTTTTAAGAGTAGGGGAAAAAGAGAAAAGAATACATTCTTTTCAAACTTGGCTCCAAACCCTTTTGGTTTAGAGTTAATTTTTTCAGAATTTACCCAAACTACTTTTGCGGGCACTTTTCTTTTGACTGCAAGGCTAATCAAGGATAAATATATGCTGTCTCCTTTTTGGGGCAGAGAGTCTGTTTCAAGAAAGAATCCGTTGGAAGACAAATTGTAGAGTGTTCCTGAATAGGTTTCATCTTTTCCTTTAATTTCAAATGAAGCTGTCCCATCAATTTCATATCTTGGTGCGTACTGTTCTTCTAAAAATGACTGAAGATATTTGCCAGATTCTTGAAATTTTTGATCTTTTATAAATCGAATTCCGGCACCCGGAGTGCCCTCGTCTGAATCTATGGTTCTTGTTACTTCTCCCGTAAATTGCAAAGGAATCGGCTCTTTTTCTTCAGGAAAAATTGTCAGGTTTACTGTATCTCCTGCATTTATCAGAGTATAATCCGGTAGTTTCACAAATATACCGTTT from Leptospiraceae bacterium encodes:
- a CDS encoding PIN domain-containing protein: MNCYLDSSVALDWILHLKSVEPIGLKKIETIVSSELLEIECSRVLDRYRLQALLDDVKVSESKKKLKSLLESIGLIEITEKIKKRAKDSFPTIIGTLDAIHLSSALLWAEELRKPFVLLTRDKQMKVCSEALGIEVLGL
- a CDS encoding FecR domain-containing protein, coding for MGKKFFRKWLTGFVVLCVFVFCKGETKIDSSDKKVSATGVILFTVGEVFSGQRKLAPGDIVSETDIVKTGKKSTCDLQLRESESEAIIRLKSDSEFSLRGKKVGDSELRQGILKAGVALVNVPKKLKSNDSLEIVTPTSLAGVRGTKFEIGVSSDGSSNLFVIEGKVATRPRIADVEDLPKEIVQKNEVLANAIQSVESTEQVVEKGQSVSVKKSDTEKILKETGVSEIVAKIKPDVKIGMSPEEIQKAIEKIEKAVEASEKKEDLKKKKEIKTIPKIETIKNKDLEQKIKEVEELISIEKKKLESETSTKTAIKERNAKDKAVLMKRIEQIVGKSSERLILKDGRKLEGVIFQESGNYIVLTPDGKEIFTEEQVEGMDL
- a CDS encoding heme-binding protein HmuY — its product is MEKNLQIFKKSIFLILTLALAISNCTQKKSSENPIVDFLILRSVESAATAGEVKTTLNNGVYTTTVNATSNSDWVYVSLKNNGVKAGSTDSWDLKLQRMNIGTYSGTSVSSGGIGGACTNGSTDFNATHTAGECTKSVDEVLISSVIAGVVAAFNSRLNPFLSSPIDSTSKPANSPWYDYSGFHVITTRGFVYIITGSDGSKYILKISDYYNAAGTSGNPKFIWKKI
- a CDS encoding PilZ domain-containing protein, with the protein product MAILIRSIPLPIFFISAFFFTIPPVSYFMTAYSYRIPIEQPLMIFARFNWVTYLFFVLSFFIGFGLLKAKKWAFYLFIGFSSVIVLYNVFSMGKVIFLPNHYSQFSVSGIVINTLVSLTILIGIFYFLQKEISAPYLSILPRGWRNNIRDTIPLPVKITNNKGESVTLPTDNVSINGIFVKLPDYTLINAGDTVNLTIFPEEKEPIPLQFTGEVTRTIDSDEGTPGAGIRFIKDQKFQESGKYLQSFLEEQYAPRYEIDGTASFEIKGKDETYSGTLYNLSSNGFFLETDSLPQKGDSIYLSLISLAVKRKVPAKVVWVNSEKINSKPKGFGAKFEKNVFFSLFPLLLKLSLKGSIKR